From the Prosthecodimorpha staleyi genome, one window contains:
- a CDS encoding COX15/CtaA family protein, producing MSATLSVTPSAVPASTGTGPVRIWLGFVAFLVFAMVIVGGATRLTDSGLSITEWQPLLGALPPLTDAAWHDAFEKYRQIPQYRLVNQGMSLEAFKVIFWWEWAHRFLGRFIGVAFLVPFLVFAATGRIARRQVPRFVTLFALGGLQGAVGWWMVASGLVDRVDVAPYRLATHLTFACFIFAALVWTALSLDERGAAGPVTAGARGRRRGLAVGATVVTVAVFVQIFLGGLVAGNDAGLVYNTWPSMNGSFLPDAPLALEPAWRNLFENHGLVQFVHRMGAYTLFALALVQAGLAVRAGGAARASGLLLGLAVAAQAVVGILTLLMVVPLGLALVHQGLAVLVLGIAVAHLKAVRRA from the coding sequence ATGTCCGCCACTTTGTCCGTCACGCCGTCGGCCGTCCCCGCATCGACAGGAACCGGGCCGGTCCGGATCTGGCTTGGCTTCGTCGCCTTCCTGGTCTTTGCGATGGTGATCGTCGGCGGGGCGACGCGGCTGACCGATTCCGGCCTTTCGATCACCGAATGGCAGCCCCTGCTCGGCGCCTTGCCGCCGCTGACCGATGCGGCCTGGCACGACGCCTTCGAAAAGTACCGGCAGATCCCGCAATACCGCCTCGTCAATCAGGGCATGAGCCTGGAGGCGTTCAAGGTCATCTTCTGGTGGGAATGGGCGCACCGCTTCCTCGGCCGCTTCATCGGCGTCGCGTTCCTGGTGCCGTTCCTGGTCTTCGCCGCGACCGGGCGGATCGCGCGCCGCCAGGTGCCGCGCTTCGTGACGCTGTTCGCCCTCGGCGGCCTGCAGGGGGCGGTCGGCTGGTGGATGGTCGCCTCCGGCCTGGTCGACCGCGTCGATGTCGCGCCCTACCGGCTGGCGACCCACCTGACGTTCGCCTGCTTCATCTTCGCCGCCTTGGTCTGGACCGCCCTGTCGCTGGACGAGCGGGGCGCGGCCGGACCCGTGACCGCCGGAGCGCGGGGGCGCCGGCGCGGGCTCGCGGTCGGCGCCACGGTCGTGACGGTCGCGGTCTTCGTTCAGATTTTCCTGGGTGGACTGGTCGCCGGCAACGATGCCGGCCTCGTCTACAACACCTGGCCGTCGATGAACGGCAGCTTCCTGCCGGACGCGCCGCTGGCGCTCGAACCGGCTTGGCGCAATCTGTTCGAGAATCACGGCCTCGTTCAGTTCGTCCACCGGATGGGCGCCTATACCCTGTTCGCGCTCGCCCTCGTGCAGGCGGGTCTCGCGGTTCGCGCCGGCGGCGCGGCCCGGGCGAGCGGCCTGCTGCTCGGCCTTGCCGTGGCCGCGCAGGCGGTCGTCGGCATCCTGACGCTTCTGATGGTCGTCCCGCTCGGTCTCGCGCTCGTCCACCAGGGTCTGGCCGTCCTGGTGCTCGGGATCGCCGTCGCCCACCTGAAAGCGGTCCGCCGCGCCTGA
- a CDS encoding DUF2842 domain-containing protein codes for MPPRLKRLLGVLLLLAFVFLYIWVMTDVGAVVISRVENPWRMLYFVLAGIAWIVPAGAIIWWMYRPRRTGS; via the coding sequence ATGCCGCCACGCCTCAAGCGCCTCCTCGGGGTGCTCCTGCTGCTCGCCTTCGTCTTCCTCTATATCTGGGTCATGACCGATGTCGGCGCGGTCGTCATCAGCCGGGTCGAAAATCCCTGGCGGATGCTCTACTTCGTTCTGGCCGGCATCGCCTGGATCGTTCCCGCGGGCGCCATCATCTGGTGGATGTATCGGCCCCGCCGCACCGGTTCCTGA